The following coding sequences are from one Pocillopora verrucosa isolate sample1 chromosome 5, ASM3666991v2, whole genome shotgun sequence window:
- the LOC131789358 gene encoding LOW QUALITY PROTEIN: adhesion G protein-coupled receptor L4 (The sequence of the model RefSeq protein was modified relative to this genomic sequence to represent the inferred CDS: inserted 1 base in 1 codon) gives MLQSVILTSMKEVHGRAWPSASAMAHTSLSPSIAAPLPSPMPLPLSSLSPLSLPLPSPSPSLFPLPLPLPSSSPSPSNSVQKLANEYVSKLGRLDSDRNTSLQEAVNVFENFIVSLENMTKFHEGQFTINEFQRGRESIFNVAVAFEKFALNYGKHHLPIKIVSHKMVLEVQKAYRQNASDFYFDVHEWQTNINIASSNFADNGSVVVGCVYKNLQDILPKSQPSRNGTGSTRYLGSRIIMAAMEPKPKKLLENVVLKFKNIKIEERVKNCMFWRGFSDSSDGFSDEGCHVVTSRSNSEETVCSCNHLTHFAVLFDYNDGTKLSKQDETVLKTITYIGLSLSIIGMLITSALYFFFTDVRQPLSQIRLSLSVSLGVGQLIFLAGVNATEHTAACIAVAALMQYFLTAAFCWMLVEGIYLYLFVVKVYNINTKMHMYHVISWGLPMIMMAISLGIAAAKEGIQSYVSDKYCWLSSTNNLIWIFVSFVTFIEVLNILILXRVIKEMTNLVQPTGEDDHIQQIRIGIKACALMIPLLGVTWLFGLSPVQKAFAYIFTILNSTQGFLIFVLHGLRNSQIRERLKRKMNGVFTTSIKEDSTRKSPQVNLSDVGDARAVELQPRSDIKPN, from the exons TAATACTAACTTCGATGAAGGAAGTACATGGaagag CATGGCCATCAGCATCAGCGATGGCACATACGTCGCTGTCGCCATCGATAGCAGCACCGTTGCCCTCACCGATGCCATTGCCATTGTCATCACTGTCTCCGTTGTCGTTGCCGTTGCCCTCACCTTCGCCATCGCTGTTTCCCTTGCCGTTGCCGTTGCCATCTTCATCGCCGTCGCCTTCAAATTCAGTTCAGAAGTTG GCAAATGAATATGTTTCCAAACTTGGCAGACTTGATAGCGACAGAAACACTTCTTTGCAG GAGGCTGTAAACGTGTTTGAAAACTTCATCGTCAGTCTTGAAAACATGACAAAATTTCATGAGGGCCAGTTCACCATAAACGAGTTTCAAAGAGGAAGAGAGTCCATCTTTAATGTGGCTGTCGCCTTCGAGAAATTTGCTCTTAATTATGGAAAGCATCACCTTCCAATAAAGATTGTAAGCCACAAAATGG TGCTGGAAGTCCAAAAGGCTTACCGCCAAAATGCAAGTGACTTTTACTTCGACGTACACGAATGGCAAACGAACATTAATATTGCCTCTTCGAATTTTGCAGATAACG GATCAGTGGTCGTCGGGTGCGTATATAAGAATCTGCAAGACATACTGCCGAAAAGTCAACCCAGCAGGAATGGAACAGGAAGCACAAG ATATTTGGGTAGCAGAATAATAATGGCAGCAATGGAAcctaaaccaaaaaaattgctGGAAAATGTCGTCTTAAAGTTCAAAAACATAAAG ataGAAGAAAGGGTGAAGAATTGTATGTTTTGGAGAGGCTTCAGCGATAG CTCCGACGGATTTTCAGACGAAGGATGCCATGTAGTTACGTCGAGAAGCAAttcagaagaaacagtttgtagctgcaatcatttgactcattttgcTGTATTATTTGATTACAACGATGGCACAAAG CTTTCCAAACAGGACGAGACTGTGTTGAAGACAATTACCTACATAGGATTAAGCTTGTCGATCATCGGGATGCTTATAACATCAGCCTTGTACTTTTTCTTTAC AGACGTCCGTCAACCTTTGTCTCAAATTCGATTGAGTCTTTCTGTGTCCCTCGGAGTTGGACAGCTAATTTTTCTCGCAGGAGTAAACGCCACAGAACACACG GCTGCTTGTATAGCAGTAGCAGCTCTGATGCAGTATTTTCTGACGGCTGCCTTTTGCTGGATGTTGGTCGAGGGAATCTACCTCTACCTGTTCGTTgtgaaagtttacaacatcAACACCAAGATGCACATGTATCACGTCATCTCATGGG GTCTCCCTATGATCATGATGGCCATTTCACTTGGCATTGCTGCTGCGAAAGAAGGAATACAAAGCTATGTCAGTGATAAATA TTGTTGGCTGTCTTCGACTAACAATCTGATCTGGATATTCGTCTCCTTTGTAACGTTCATCGAAGTT CTCAACATCTTGATAC TACGAGTCATAAAGGAGATGACCAATTTGGTGCAGCCAACAGGTGAAGACGACCATATTCAGCAAATACG AATTGGTATCAAAGCTTGCGCACTGATGATTCCTTTACTGGGTGTCACGTGGCTATTTGGTCTTTCGCCTGTGCAAAAGGCTTTCGCTTACATTTTCACAATACTCAACTCTACTCAG GGTTTCCTGATTTTCGTTCTACACGGCTTACGAAACAGTcag ATCAGAGAGCgattgaaaagaaagatgaacgGGGTTTTTACCACTTCAATTAAGGAGGACTCCACAAGGAAGAGCCCACAGGTCAATTTAAGTGACGTCGGCGATGCACGGGCAGTTGAATTGCAGCCTCGCAGTGACATTAAACCGAATTAA